The window CATCGTCGCGCTGATGTGTGCCGGTGGTGCCGCGATCGGGGCCGTCGCGATTCGTAACCCGAAACGGCCACGGCGGACCGCTGCTGCGCTGCCGCCGCCCGCAGGAGGCGCGACCGCGCCGCCGCTCACCGCGCCGGCGTCGAGCCGGTCCGACGCGGATGACGGATGATCGTGGGATGACCGATGCCACGGGACCGCAGATCGAGGTGACGAACAACGCCGCGGCCCGCCGCTACGAAGTACACGTCGACGGTGAGCTGGCCGGCCTCACCACCTACGACCTCGTCGGCGAGCAGGTCGTGTTCACCCACGCCGAGGTCTATCCGAAGTTCGAGGGCCACGGCATCGGCTCCGCGCTCGCCCGGGCAGCCCTCGACGACGTGATCGCGCAGGAGAAGGTGATTACGCCGCGTTGCCCGTTCATCGTCGACTACGTGCGGCGGCATCCGTCGTACCTCGAATACGTCGATCCGCAACATCGGCAGCGTATTTCGGAGGATTGAACCCGCCGGGAAACCGGGTACGACAACAAGAGTGAAACCGTTCTTCCACCGTACCCGTGACCCGATCGACGTTCCGACGACGCCGCGCGAGGTGCGTCCGCGACTGGGCCGTGCCACCGTTGCACTCACCGTCGCGATCGCCGCACTCGTGGTCGCCGGCATCTGGGGCAACATCCACGGCGATCTGCATCAACGCCTGTTTGCCGGTGTCGGCGGCCTGGTCTTCCTCGCCAGCGCCGTCGTCGGCATCCGGGCGGCTGCCGGCGAGGTCTACGTCGTCGTCGGTGCGCGCACCGGCCCGAGCCACGCGGGCGTCCTGCGCTGGCTGGTGACGATCGTCGGCTACATCCTCGTCCTGCTCACCGCGCTCGGAGTGTTCGCCGTACCGGTCGGCCACCTGCTGTTGGGCGGTGCGGTGACCGGGGTGATCATCGGGATCGCCGCGCAGCAGTCGCTCGGCAACATCTTCGCCGGCGTCGTGCTCCTGCTCGCGCGACCGTTCAACGTCGGGGACACGATCTGCATCCGCAGCGGCTCGCTCGGCGGGCAGCTGGTGGGCACCGTGACCGGAATGGGCATGACCTACGTGACCTTGCTCACCGATGACGGAGCCGTGTCGGTTCCCAACAGCTCGTTGCTGGCCGCCGGTGTCGGTCCCGCTCCGCGCCGGATCGCGACGCCGACGCGGACGGTTCGCGGCTTCCGGCAGTCCGCCGCCCAGCTGGCCCAGGACGATCCCGCCGCTGCGGACGCGCCGACCGCCGAGCTCTCGCTGTCCGACCGGTCCTGACCTGTTCTCACCGCCGAGCGGATGTCGGCGGTGACGGCTCGGGCGCTCACGGCGGATCGCTTCGACCCTCCTACGATGCTCTCGCGCCGAAGAGAGCGAGGGTGTTGTGAGTGAGCGTCAGCTGATCGCGTCCGGGTCGCCGTTCGAGCCGCGGATCGGCTTCAGCCGCGCGGTACGAGTGGACGACCGCGTGGTGGTGTCCGGCACCGCGCCGGTCTGGCCGGACGGGTCATGCCCGGATGACGCCGGCGCGCAAGCCCGGCGCTGCCTCGACATCATCGTCGCGGCCCTGGCCGAAGCCGGCGCCGCGCCGGCCGACGTCGTCCGGACCCGGATGTTCATCACCTCTGCCGACGACGCCGGAGCGGTCGGGGATGCGCACGGCGAGGTGTTCGCGGCGCATCGCCCGGCGGTGACGATGGTGGTGGTGGCCGGCCTGCTGGACCCGAGGTGGCGGGTCGAGATCGAAGCGGAGGCCGTGATCTCGTGCTGAGCCACCCGTGCTCAGCGCTTCACCAAGGGGTCGATTAGGGCGCTTTGTCCGTAATAACCCCCATTGCCTCAACCATCGCGGCCGACCGGTCGACAACTGAGGGGACGTCCCCCGGTTGCGAAAGGCGCAGGACGATGCCACCGAGCGAGCTGCGGCGCCGGGTGCGCTCGGTGCTCACCGTCACCGCCGTACTTGCGGTCGTGTTCGGGGAGTTCGTGTTGCTCACTGCCGTCTATCGCCGGCCGCTCGACCTGCACCGCGAGCGGGTCACCCAAGCGCAGCTGGTCGGAACGTTGTGGGCCGTTCACACACCGACCGCACCGGTGGTCGCCGAGGTGGCGTCCAGCGTCGCTGAGCTGCGCGCGCAGGGCGTCGCGGCCAAGGATCTCGGACCACTCGATGCCGCCGTCCGCAACCTGGCCGCGCACCCGGCGAGTGTCAGCGCGCTCGACGGCGTCCGGACGCGCGACTCCCAACTCGGCGGGGAGCTCGCCAAGCGCCAGCGCGACATCGACGACGAGGCAGAGACCATCTACGTCGTGCTGCTCGCCCTCGCGTCGGTCGGGTGGTTCGGCTGGTTCCGACGCGTGGTCCGCAAGCAGCGTGCGCTCCAGCACACGTTGACCGAGCAGACCGCACACGCCGAGAGCGAGACCCGGCTCGCGTCGCTCGTCCGCAGCGCGTCGGACGTCATCGCCGTCGTGGACCCCGAGGCGACCATCGGCTACGTCACTCCGTCCTCCGAGCCGGTCCTCGGCGCACCGCCGGAGGATCTGGTGGGCAGCCGGTTCACCGATCTGCTGCACCCCGACGACATCGACCACTTCATGCAGGTGCTCACGACGACGTCACCGGGCACCGAGCAGCCGCTGACCGTACGGGTGCGCCGGTCCAGGTCCGAAGTGA is drawn from Mycobacteriales bacterium and contains these coding sequences:
- a CDS encoding GNAT family N-acetyltransferase: MTDATGPQIEVTNNAAARRYEVHVDGELAGLTTYDLVGEQVVFTHAEVYPKFEGHGIGSALARAALDDVIAQEKVITPRCPFIVDYVRRHPSYLEYVDPQHRQRISED
- a CDS encoding mechanosensitive ion channel family protein, translating into MKPFFHRTRDPIDVPTTPREVRPRLGRATVALTVAIAALVVAGIWGNIHGDLHQRLFAGVGGLVFLASAVVGIRAAAGEVYVVVGARTGPSHAGVLRWLVTIVGYILVLLTALGVFAVPVGHLLLGGAVTGVIIGIAAQQSLGNIFAGVVLLLARPFNVGDTICIRSGSLGGQLVGTVTGMGMTYVTLLTDDGAVSVPNSSLLAAGVGPAPRRIATPTRTVRGFRQSAAQLAQDDPAAADAPTAELSLSDRS
- a CDS encoding Rid family hydrolase, which translates into the protein MSERQLIASGSPFEPRIGFSRAVRVDDRVVVSGTAPVWPDGSCPDDAGAQARRCLDIIVAALAEAGAAPADVVRTRMFITSADDAGAVGDAHGEVFAAHRPAVTMVVVAGLLDPRWRVEIEAEAVISC